The Chelonia mydas isolate rCheMyd1 chromosome 1, rCheMyd1.pri.v2, whole genome shotgun sequence nucleotide sequence AAATACAATTGCAATGATTAAGTAGGTTACATACATTTTATAGTTTTTCCTCTTGATGTTAAAGTCTAAACAAAAAAACTGTTTCAATAAACtgattaaagatttttttttctaagcaTCTTCAGTTACTTCTGAATTGTTTGAGGGAAGAAAGTCTTCTTGAAATTCTACTTTGTCTGGATAGAGTTTGATGTAGGTGTCCACCATTAAATCCAAGTCATGTTTTATATCAAAGTTTATGTTAagcaaagctaagttgcttgaCCTCTGTTCTGTCAAGGTGTTCTTCAGGTATGCCTTCAAGCGCTTTCGTCCTACTTCATATTTCTCATTCTCCACTTTCATCACTGGAAGGATGCACAGAACTTTAAGCAATGCATACACATTAGGGAAAAACTTTATGTCAGGCAAATGAAGCGCTTCATAAATGGTAGCTGGAAGCTCTATATCTTTTCCTCTATGCTTCCATTTGATTCTCCAACAATGAAGTTCTGCACAGAGTGTATCTGGATTAGGTAGGTCATTTTTATACATATCAGCATGATGTTCCTCAGATGTATTAAATTTTAGTTGTCCCATGACTGAGGGCACTAAAGATAAACATTTAAGAGCTCTTAGGTGTTGTTCTGAGAATATATCTTTTAATTCCTGAATAATGTGCTCTACAGTTGGAACACTAAGTGCTTCTTTGTAGTAATTTTCTGATGTTACATCAGAGTCCAAATTACCTTGCTGTGCCCTGCGAAATTTTCCAGGGAGTTTAATTTGTACATCCAGCTTTGTGGCCAAATTTGTTGCTTCTTCAAACCAAAATTCATGATAAACTTCAATATTCTCCATCACTTCATTCAGCGAATGCAACACTGCTGTTAAACTGCTGGCTGCAAAGAACACATCCGATGTttggccttggagattttttccaaAGGCTCTTGTAAAAGACAGAATGTTTTTCAGAACTACAACAGTGACGATGAAGTCAAAATCTGTTAATGCACTTGAAAGTACAAATGCTCGACCAACAACGAAGTTACTCCACTTGACAGACACATCGCTGCTTATACCATCCAAGCACAGTACGAGTGCTTGCATTAGGTCCACTAAAATCTCAAAAGTATCGTGTCTACCTGTCCACTGAGAATGGCAAATCTCTTTCAGTTCATTACTCTTTTCCTCATTGTTCTGAAAAAGAACAGAGATTATATTGTCCAGTTCTACTAACAACTGTGGTGACTGATTAAAAAACGAACAAACTTCTTCTATCATCCCTAGAGCAATAGAAACTCCAACAACAGGGACTGATTTTGCCAACCATACATTTAGAGCACAAGAGGAACAGAGCGTGTACACAGCTTGTGGATACTTTTCCAAGAGTCTTGTAGCtacaa carries:
- the THAP12 gene encoding 52 kDa repressor of the inhibitor of the protein kinase isoform X2 is translated as MEEIWCCLLSCTVNLPGAIVARCQRWVENCRRADLEDKTPDQLNKHYRLCAKHFETSMICRSSPYRTVLRDNAVPTIFDLTSHLNNPHSRHRKRIKELSEDEIRTLKQQKIDEAFEREQANQELNESSAQNTVSEEGGEEQEEEVVPLTLEERENKDYLKSLFEILILMGKQNIPLDGHNANELPEGIFTPDNFQALLECRINAGDEVLRKRFEMAAVNLEYCSKTQQKQMLEICESCVREETLREVRDSHFFSIVTDEVVDIAGEEHLPVLVRFVDESHNLREEFVGFLPYEADAEILAVKFHTTIIEKWGLNMEYCRGQAYIVSSGFASKMKIVATRLLEKYPQAVYTLCSSCALNVWLAKSVPVVGVSIALGMIEEVCSFFNQSPQLLVELDNIISVLFQNNEEKSNELKEICHSQWTGRHDTFEILVDLMQALVLCLDGISSDVSVKWSNFVVGRAFVLSSALTDFDFIVTVVVLKNILSFTRAFGKNLQGQTSDVFFAASSLTAVLHSLNEVMENIEVYHEFWFEEATNLATKLDVQIKLPGKFRRAQQGNLDSDVTSENYYKEALSVPTVEHIIQELKDIFSEQHLRALKCLSLVPSVMGQLKFNTSEEHHADMYKNDLPNPDTLCAELHCWRIKWKHRGKDIELPATIYEALHLPDIKFFPNVYALLKVLCILPVMKVENEKYEVGRKRLKAYLKNTLTEQRSSNLALLNINFDIKHDLDLMVDTYIKLYPDKVEFQEDFLPSNNSEVTEDA
- the THAP12 gene encoding 52 kDa repressor of the inhibitor of the protein kinase isoform X1; translation: MPNFCAAPNCTRKSTQSDLAFFRFPRDPVRCQRWVENCRRADLEDKTPDQLNKHYRLCAKHFETSMICRSSPYRTVLRDNAVPTIFDLTSHLNNPHSRHRKRIKELSEDEIRTLKQQKIDEAFEREQANQELNESSAQNTVSEEGGEEQEEEVVPLTLEERENKDYLKSLFEILILMGKQNIPLDGHNANELPEGIFTPDNFQALLECRINAGDEVLRKRFEMAAVNLEYCSKTQQKQMLEICESCVREETLREVRDSHFFSIVTDEVVDIAGEEHLPVLVRFVDESHNLREEFVGFLPYEADAEILAVKFHTTIIEKWGLNMEYCRGQAYIVSSGFASKMKIVATRLLEKYPQAVYTLCSSCALNVWLAKSVPVVGVSIALGMIEEVCSFFNQSPQLLVELDNIISVLFQNNEEKSNELKEICHSQWTGRHDTFEILVDLMQALVLCLDGISSDVSVKWSNFVVGRAFVLSSALTDFDFIVTVVVLKNILSFTRAFGKNLQGQTSDVFFAASSLTAVLHSLNEVMENIEVYHEFWFEEATNLATKLDVQIKLPGKFRRAQQGNLDSDVTSENYYKEALSVPTVEHIIQELKDIFSEQHLRALKCLSLVPSVMGQLKFNTSEEHHADMYKNDLPNPDTLCAELHCWRIKWKHRGKDIELPATIYEALHLPDIKFFPNVYALLKVLCILPVMKVENEKYEVGRKRLKAYLKNTLTEQRSSNLALLNINFDIKHDLDLMVDTYIKLYPDKVEFQEDFLPSNNSEVTEDA